DNA from Lacibacter sp. H375:
GACTGAAGTGGTTTTGAAGGACAGGAAGGAGGGGGTGTTTCTTAGGGGATCGATTTCAAACTGTCTTACACGGTTGTCTTTGCGGAGGTTTTCTTTCATTTGGTTCTGCCGGAGATTCTCCTGGCTAAAAGCTGCGGTTACCATAACTAAATAAGTTACCGTTAAAAGCATGCGCTTTCGCATCACAAAATGTAAGCTGAACATAGCAGGTTGTTTAGGTAATAAAAAATTGGGAACACCGTATTTACGAAGTCGAAAACCTAACGGTTTTTAGTTTTGTCTGTTTTTTACAAATATTTTTTTCTGCTATTTGAATAAGGGGTGTCGCCCTAATTAATTATTTATCAATAAGTTAATTTCTTTTGTTTAGAAACGGCATCTAACATGGATTTTTCAAACTGTTAAAATTATGTTAACGCCACGTTTTCTACCCAACCCTTTTGTGCCCGTACGGGGTATCTCTAACAAACGCCACAAAAACGGCATTTATAAACCTTATAATCAAAGAATATGAAACAGACATTTCGCAGCGTATTCACGCTTTTCATCGCAAGCCTTATCATCCTGGTTTCCTGTAAGAAACCGATAGAACCTAACAAACCAGGCGGAGGTCCCGGTCCGCAGCCTGGTCTTTCGCACAAGTATCGTATCACGGCCGATGCATTGCCCGGCTTACCCAACCAACCCATGGCCAACCTGTTTGCAAAATTCGATGTGGTAAACGCACAGGACGAACTGGTGGTAAACAATAAACTCGCAGCCATCAGCTTCAACGGAAAATTTACAACCGAAGAAATGGAATTGCCTGCAGGCACGTATCGCATCAGCAAACTCATGATCGTATCGGGCACCGGTAATGTATTATATGCAGTGCCTGTAACCAATTCGCCCAAAGCAACGCAGGTAAACAAGCCTTTGGCTTATCCCATGGTATTGCCTTCCGCTACTTCGTTGGTTGTTGCAGCTGATTTTCTGAAAGTAGAAGCTACCGATAAAGCCATTGATTTTGGTTATGCGGCAGGAGAATTTGGTAACAGCAACATACCTGACGAAACAGAATTCAGCATTAAAATGCGTACACGCATAAAGGTGGGTGATATTCTGTACGACAGTATTCAGTCTTCATTGGTGTACCGCACATTTGATGCTTCCAATGAATTGAAGAGTACACAATTCATCAACCTGTTACCCGGTACCAATACAGTAAACTTAAAAAAGGAGGCAGCCTACCACGAGTTTATTGTTCAAAAATGGGGTGGTACTTACACCAAACGTTATGCAAAAGAAGAATTGAAAAAAGATATGGTGTACGAATTTGGCGAAGAAAAAGAAGCGAAAAAACTAAAGTCGGAGATCACAGCACGTTGGGATGGTAATATGTACAAAGCCGAGTCGAAGAATAACTATATCTATGATGGGAAAGGTCGTCTTACCAAAGTTGAGTTTATGCAGAAGCGCCCGGCTGATGGTACACCGTTTGTTGCAAAAACAGAAAACCTGGAATACACAGATGGACGAGTAGAAAAAATCAGCATCTATAACGAAGGCAATGTGTTTGCCGGTACAAGAAGCATCCGTTACAATGCAGCCGGTAAAATCAATCACATTACAGAAGATATGCTTAACGTAAGCAAAACAGAAGTAGACATTGCACATCATGGTGCAAACGGCGACGGACTGGACGAAGTGAGTTTCAACTTCATTTATTCACACACATCACTTACCATGAACTATTATCAGCGCTGGAGACAAGGCAACCTGTTTTCTGATAACAGCCGCACCAGCAATCTGGATACTGAAACCGGCAGTTACCAGCACGATAACAACATCAACCCGTATGTACACATGAACTGGCCCGATTTGTTTTTAAGCAACAGTTCCAAAAACAATCTTAACTGGCAGGCACGTACCTACTATGGTAGCTATCCTGTAAATGTTGCCTATAGTTTCGAATATAAGTATGATAGCGAAGGTTATCCTGTGGAGTTAATTCGCCGTTACAGATCGTATATCACCGGACAACATTTGTTTACAACAAAGACCGTGTACAACTACTAAAAAATATCAATTCTTATTATTTTCATAAACGATTTCTATGTTACACAAATTATCATTCATAGCGCTACTGTTCCTGGTTTCCTGCACAGCAGCCAAGGTATCGGTTCCTGCGAGCTTCAGCTCGGAGGCAACCAACATGAAAGTGAAGGGCTTAAACGGTTGGATGATCAACCAGAAATTAAGCTTTGGCGAATTTTCTACTTCAGCAGTTAAACGTGGTTGGGATTTCAGCAGTTCATTTCAGTATACAAAATTCAGTCTCGATCCGCAAACCATGTTGCTGCGTGTGCTCAATATTGATACTGATGTACGCAATCTCAAACAACGCAACAAATTTCAATACACGATCCAGGATGGAAATTTAGTTGCTGAAGTTTTTGCAACAGAAAAGTTCAGTGAAAACCAATTGGTATATAAAAGCAATAATCCTTTTCTCGGTCAGGCAAATGCTACGCAACGTTATGAATATGCATTCACTGCAGCCATCCTTCCGTTAATGGCAAAAGAAAACGATCCATGGTCGGTTGTGTTGATGAATAAATATGATGCAAGAAAAGACACTGCACGCCGCATCTTTGATCGTCCGTATGTAGAAGAAGAAGGGTATGCTACCAATGGAAAAGAAAACATTAGCATTCGTCCGTTACGTTTAGAGAAGTTGACCACAAAAAGCGGAAAAGAAACAAAAGTATTGGGCGGGCCCATGCTTACCGGTTACGAATTACGTTGGGACGATGGAGTAGTAGCTATTATTGATATACTTGATAACAGTATCTGGTTTGCAAATAATCTTGATGCAAGAGATAAACTTATTTTATCATCCGTTTCATCGGCCATCCTGTTAAAACGTATGCAGGATGTTGAAAAAGATAAAGACAATAATTTCTAAGAACGGAAGTGATTGCTGAAGCACTCGATATTGATCAGTTGGTGGAAGATTGCAAACGCAATGACCGCAGGGCACAGGAACAATTGTACCGGCAGTTCTATAACTATGCCATGAACATTGCACTGCGTTATTCCCGTGATGAAGCCGATGCTGCTGATATCATGAGTCATGCATTTGTGAAGATCTTTAAAAGCATGCAAACGTTCGATAAAAATAAAGGTGCATTGCAAACATGGATCAAACGCATTGTGATGAACGAAGGGCTCGATCATCTCAAAGCAAGAGAACGTTTCAGCAAAGACATCGAACTGGAAACGGTGGAAGAACCCCAGATCAGCAATACGGTACTGGAACGGATGGGTGCGGATGAAATCATGAAACTCATTCACCAGTTGCCACCTGCCACACATGCAGTGTTTGTATTGTATGCAGTGGAAGGCTATAATCACCGGGAAGTAGCCGAGAAACTAAACATCAGTGAGGGTACATCGAAATGGCACCTCAGCGAAGCCCGGAAAACATTACAACAACAACTCAGTCGCATAACATAGCGGATGAATCAAAAAGCAACATACGAATTAACCATTACCGAAAAGCTGGAACAGCTAACGGCACCGGATATGGTGGATGCTATCTGGGCACGTATCGAAACACAGCTCGATATTGATCTGCCGACAGATGATGGTTCAAACAATCCGCCACCTGCACCAAAGAGAGGTCCTGCAAAATGGATCAACCGTGGATTCATGATTGCTGCTGTTGCAATTGTATTCATTTATTTTTTCAACAACCGTAAACAAACAACAACTTCTAACGATCAACCAACGATCAATGCACCTGTAACAACACCGAACAATAATGATAATCCTGTACGCAATAATTCGCCGGGTACAAACAATGCAGTTGCACCACAGAATAATACATTTGCACCATCAAATTCATCCAATGTACTGCCTGTTGATAGTGCTGCCTCTGTAACGGGTCCTGTGCTATTACAACCCGACAGTAATGCTGTACAAACAAATGCGCCTCCCGTTATTACTCCGCCGTTGGTTACACCGCAAAAAAATGCGCCTCCCGATTCAACCAAGAAGGGCAGAGGCGTAAAAGGTATTACTGATGCTGATTATAAAATTGTGCCTAAGAAGGATAGCAGTAAGTATTAATGCTCACGTTCGCATTCCGCCAATTTGTTAAAGGTAGCAGGTTGGAGTCAAGCAATCAGGTGAAGGATAAAGGCGTCCGCCCTTATGTTATTGAGAATTTTTAATATAATTTGGTGATTCACACTCTTGCCAATACTCTACAATTTTTACGATGATTTTTTTAAGCTTGTCGTAATTGTTTGGTTTTACAAAGAAACCTTGTATCGACCTTGAATAAGCGTCAACCACATGCTTTTGTTCTCCACTTGTAGAAAAGAAAAGATAAGGAATGGATTTCATTCGCAGGTCTTCATTATTATGAATTTTCTCCCGCAATTCCATTCCATTTAATTTGGGCATATTTATATCGGAGAGTACCAGGAACGGCTGAATAGCGGTGTCGGTCAAATACTCCAACGCCAGCACACTGTCGCTAAAGAAAATAAGTTCGTTCTCGTAATTCAGTTCTTTAAAAATTTCCGTCAAAATATCCTGATCATCGATATCGTCTTCAATAATAACAATTGGTCCTGTTTTATTCATGTGCAGTTTTTTAGATAACCTATTGTAAGATATACATGTTTCCTGAGGAAAGGTACCCTTGATTTGCGGTCCGGGTTTTGTTAGCAGATTCTTAAGATCTTAGGTTGACAGAAAGATTTGGCCAAGTAATTTAAGATGAGCTGTTGTAAAAAGCTCAACAAAGTTGTCATTGAGACGAAGGAGGAAACTGTTGAGTACTTGACACGGTTATACCTCATTCACCCGGCCAATAAACCCGCTCCGCCATTTTATACACTTCTTCCTTATTCAATGTCATGCGTTTTGTTTTTTGGTTGATATACATTTCCACCTGGTCGTCAAAATGTTTGTTGCCTTTTTTAGCAGAAGCACCATACATGTTTACTGTTTCAATTTGCGGCAATGCATTTTTCTGAAAGCGAATGAACATGATCAATCCATCACCACCAACCGATTTTAATTTACCTTCTTTATAGTTGGAAGTCCATTGCGGAGAGAGCAGATCAGGAAATCCCCAGAGTGGCCATTCCTTATCGCCACGTACTAATTTTTGAATATCGCCTAAGGCAAGATCAGTTCTGCTGAAATGCTTCATCATGTAATCATACACATAAGCATAGGTTTCAACTGCTTCAGCTTTTGTAATAGTTCGTGCTTCACCATAACCCAGTTTCTTTGCAAGATGCAGATAGCTTAACAGGAATACAGCTGCACCTTTACTGTCGGCTGTTCCTTTTTTATCCCATGCTTTCAAATTTTTAATAACTGTCGCATACAACGGATATTCTGTTTCATTCAGCAAAAACAACGTATCAATATTATGCGGATAACGAAGTGTAGCCGGCAGTTGCTTATCGAATTTTATTTGCTTAAACGTTGGGTAATCTAATGGTGCAGCAGGCATTTGTTCAACCACACGAATACTGCGGTTGTTATGCCAGGTTTCCCAACCATCGGCAGCAGGAAATTTATCGGCGCTTAAATTATCAGCAGTTGCTGTTGCAAAAAAGGATGAGTGATTGGTGTTGAACAGATAACCGCTTTTCGGATTTAGATATTGCGGCAGTTCATTAAACTTTCGAAATGCTGTCCATAATGTTTGTGACGTATTGCCGGGTAAAGTTGATTTCCAGTTGTACTTCGGTGACGGATTGCGCACCGGCACCAATCCATTGTTTACATAAAAGATCGTATCGTGTTTATCAGCATAGGTAATGTTGAACATCGACAATCGCTGATCTTTAATGGCTGCATAAAACTCGGTGAAATTTTTTGCTTTGTCCATTTCATACCATTGTTCAAGCACACGAATATCCATGTTGGCACCAAGTCGAATAGAAAAATAGCCTTGTTTATTCTTCATCGTTGCTCCATACCTACTCCAGTAAACTTTCCGTTTTACGCCAACAGGAATTCCTTTAATATGAAGCGTAATGGTTTTCTCTTCCAGATCGATCCATTCATTATCAAACCTGTATTGCTTTTCGTTGGCAGGATTCATCTTTAACTGAAACACATCAACACGATCAACATAGTTGACGGTATGTGCCCAACCAAGGTTTTCATTCACACCATGTAAAATGCAAGGGCCCCCTGCGAGCAAACCACCATGTACATTCAATCCCTCTTCGCTGTTAATATGTGCTTCATAAAATGCTTGTGAACCTGTATTAGGCTGGTGTGCATTGATCAACAGAAACGCTTCGCCTGTAGTTGTTTTCGTAGGATGTACCGCCATGGCATTACTTCCTTTCTTGTTCAAATCAGGATCAGTTTCAACCGCATTATTGAAAATAGCCATGAGTGCTTTGTCGCCTCCATTGAAGGCCGTTAATGCCAAAACAGAAGACGAAATATATTCTTTCGCAGTGATGGGAAATATTTTTTTATGCACTACTTCATTGGGATGTGCTTTTGCATAAGCGTTGATACCTTGCACATAACCATCGATCAATTTTAGAAAAGCAGGTGTGAGAGTGTTCCATTTTTCTTCGGTAATTTCCATGCAGCGGAATAAGGCGAATGCATAATCGCCTGCAGCGCCGGCCTTGCCTTGTACTTTGCCCATTAGACCTTTTGCAGGCAACACAACATCCTGCAAACTTTTAAAATCATCTTCTGCATGTGCCCACGCTAAGCCATAAGCTACTTCTGCATCGGTTTTGGCAAAGATGTGCGGCACGCCAAAACTGTCACGGACGATCTCAATGTTTTTGGGGTTTATGTTTTGTGCAGTACTGCTTAAAACAAGAAGTATTATGAACGTTAAAAGAGTGAGTGATTTTTTCATGCTTGCTTATAACAACAATGATCAGGCAATTGTTTTTTTCTGTCGCTTGTATTTACTATGAATAATATCCTGCACCGGTACATTTTCAATTTTACTTTCGAGCCAGCTTACCACATCTAAGTACACAAATGCTCTTGTTTCAAACCGGTTGCCTTCGTATCTGCTGATTCGTTCAAGCAGTGTTTGAAAAGCAGGTCTTACCTGTGCAGGTGATAATTGCAATGCATTACGTAAAAAGCTGAACATCTCTTCTTCCACACCACTCAGATTTTCCATCCGGCCCATAAAACGGTAAACCGATTTGATCAGGTATTCGAGCAAATCATAATTCCCCAATTCAAAATGAGCAATCAAATGCAAGAGTCGTGCATAACATTGCAAATCGGTTCGCAGGTCAACTTTCCAGTTGATGATCTTGTTGAGGTATTCAATTGCTTTTTCATTATTTCCACTGCCGAAATACAAACAGGCGATCTTA
Protein-coding regions in this window:
- a CDS encoding RNA polymerase sigma factor: MIAEALDIDQLVEDCKRNDRRAQEQLYRQFYNYAMNIALRYSRDEADAADIMSHAFVKIFKSMQTFDKNKGALQTWIKRIVMNEGLDHLKARERFSKDIELETVEEPQISNTVLERMGADEIMKLIHQLPPATHAVFVLYAVEGYNHREVAEKLNISEGTSKWHLSEARKTLQQQLSRIT
- a CDS encoding penicillin acylase family protein; the encoded protein is MKKSLTLLTFIILLVLSSTAQNINPKNIEIVRDSFGVPHIFAKTDAEVAYGLAWAHAEDDFKSLQDVVLPAKGLMGKVQGKAGAAGDYAFALFRCMEITEEKWNTLTPAFLKLIDGYVQGINAYAKAHPNEVVHKKIFPITAKEYISSSVLALTAFNGGDKALMAIFNNAVETDPDLNKKGSNAMAVHPTKTTTGEAFLLINAHQPNTGSQAFYEAHINSEEGLNVHGGLLAGGPCILHGVNENLGWAHTVNYVDRVDVFQLKMNPANEKQYRFDNEWIDLEEKTITLHIKGIPVGVKRKVYWSRYGATMKNKQGYFSIRLGANMDIRVLEQWYEMDKAKNFTEFYAAIKDQRLSMFNITYADKHDTIFYVNNGLVPVRNPSPKYNWKSTLPGNTSQTLWTAFRKFNELPQYLNPKSGYLFNTNHSSFFATATADNLSADKFPAADGWETWHNNRSIRVVEQMPAAPLDYPTFKQIKFDKQLPATLRYPHNIDTLFLLNETEYPLYATVIKNLKAWDKKGTADSKGAAVFLLSYLHLAKKLGYGEARTITKAEAVETYAYVYDYMMKHFSRTDLALGDIQKLVRGDKEWPLWGFPDLLSPQWTSNYKEGKLKSVGGDGLIMFIRFQKNALPQIETVNMYGASAKKGNKHFDDQVEMYINQKTKRMTLNKEEVYKMAERVYWPGE
- a CDS encoding response regulator encodes the protein MNKTGPIVIIEDDIDDQDILTEIFKELNYENELIFFSDSVLALEYLTDTAIQPFLVLSDINMPKLNGMELREKIHNNEDLRMKSIPYLFFSTSGEQKHVVDAYSRSIQGFFVKPNNYDKLKKIIVKIVEYWQECESPNYIKNSQ